In Microbacterium foliorum, the following proteins share a genomic window:
- a CDS encoding carbohydrate ABC transporter permease: MNPRPSAMSRLGTGIAIAAVLIFTLFPVYWMVSSALDGKASSGGQSLLPQEFTFDNFAYVLTDGGFGTYLRNSAIVALVTVLVSALVCLLAAVAVARFRFKFRTTILMMILIVQMVPLEALVIPLFLQVKSLGLLNSILGLMVVYVALSLAFGIWMLRGFVAAVPVELEEAAYIDGASWWRMFRSILLPLVMPGLVATSIFSFITAWNEFIFAMTILGSATDQYTVSIGLKSFFGLHSNDWGSIMAASTIITIPVMIFFVIVQRRLSAGMVAGAVKG; this comes from the coding sequence GTGAATCCCCGCCCGTCCGCCATGTCGCGCCTCGGCACCGGCATCGCGATCGCCGCCGTCCTGATCTTCACGCTGTTCCCCGTGTACTGGATGGTCTCCAGCGCCCTCGACGGCAAGGCCTCCAGCGGTGGGCAGTCGTTGCTCCCGCAGGAGTTCACGTTCGACAACTTCGCGTACGTGCTCACCGACGGCGGCTTCGGCACCTATCTGCGCAACTCCGCGATCGTGGCCCTCGTCACGGTGCTCGTCAGTGCGCTCGTATGCCTGCTCGCGGCGGTCGCCGTCGCGCGCTTCCGCTTCAAGTTCCGCACCACCATCCTCATGATGATCCTCATCGTGCAGATGGTTCCGCTCGAGGCCCTCGTCATCCCGCTGTTCCTGCAGGTGAAGAGTCTGGGGCTGCTCAACAGCATCCTCGGTCTGATGGTCGTGTACGTCGCGCTCTCACTCGCCTTCGGAATCTGGATGCTGCGCGGATTCGTCGCCGCGGTTCCGGTCGAGCTCGAAGAGGCCGCGTACATCGACGGCGCCAGCTGGTGGCGGATGTTCCGCTCGATCCTGCTGCCGCTCGTGATGCCCGGCCTCGTGGCCACGAGCATCTTCAGCTTCATCACGGCGTGGAACGAGTTCATCTTCGCCATGACGATCCTCGGCAGCGCGACCGACCAGTACACGGTGTCGATCGGTCTGAAGTCGTTCTTCGGCCTGCACTCCAACGACTGGGGCAGCATCATGGCCGCGTCGACGATCATCACCATCCCCGTCATGATCTTCTTCGTGATCGTGCAGCGTCGCCTCTCGGCCGGCATGGTCGCCGGAGCGGTGAAGGGATGA
- a CDS encoding spermidine synthase has protein sequence MGRTRAKDTEHPQARLDHGGTARIVPSEFTTGFELIVDDTPQSHVDLDDPTHLHFEYIVRMGAVIDQLAEGPLTAVHLGAGALTIPRYIEATRPGSRQQVIELEAPLAALVREHLPLPRGASIRVRIGDAREGVRRLPSAIVGNCDLVVSDVYSGAQTPAHLTSIEFYSELAELLAPGGVLLVNVADGPGLAFARRQVATIAEVLPEIGVLADTQVLKGRRFGNLVIAASAAPLPSEWLPRILAAGPHPAKIAQGAEATAFVQGARVVTDADAVASPRPDASLFLR, from the coding sequence ATGGGCAGGACGCGAGCGAAGGACACCGAGCACCCGCAGGCCCGTCTCGACCACGGAGGCACCGCCCGCATCGTGCCGTCGGAGTTCACCACCGGCTTCGAGCTCATCGTCGACGACACCCCTCAGTCGCACGTCGACCTCGATGACCCCACGCACCTGCACTTCGAGTACATCGTGCGCATGGGCGCCGTGATCGACCAGCTCGCGGAAGGGCCTCTCACCGCGGTGCACCTCGGAGCGGGAGCGCTGACGATCCCCCGCTACATCGAGGCCACACGGCCGGGTTCGCGGCAGCAGGTGATCGAGCTCGAGGCCCCGCTGGCCGCACTCGTGCGCGAGCACCTTCCGCTGCCGAGAGGCGCGTCGATCAGGGTGCGCATCGGTGACGCCCGCGAGGGTGTCCGCCGTCTTCCGTCGGCCATCGTCGGCAATTGCGATCTGGTGGTGTCCGACGTGTACTCGGGTGCCCAGACGCCCGCCCACCTCACCAGCATCGAGTTCTACAGCGAACTCGCCGAGCTTCTCGCACCCGGAGGCGTGCTGCTCGTGAACGTCGCCGACGGCCCCGGCCTCGCCTTCGCGCGGCGTCAGGTCGCGACGATCGCCGAGGTGCTGCCCGAGATCGGCGTCCTCGCCGATACGCAGGTGCTGAAGGGCCGCAGGTTCGGCAACCTCGTGATCGCGGCCTCGGCCGCTCCCCTGCCGAGCGAATGGCTGCCACGGATACTGGCCGCCGGACCCCATCCTGCGAAGATCGCCCAGGGCGCCGAGGCGACCGCCTTCGTGCAGGGCGCACGCGTGGTCACGGACGCGGATGCCGTGGCCTCCCCCCGCCCGGATGCCTCGCTGTTCCTTCGCTGA
- a CDS encoding 2-phosphosulfolactate phosphatase: protein MPSPFDQSTYQVRLEWGVDGLDRLAPADVVVVVDVLRFSSTVADAVASGSAVSLDDARVWSRNGAAVAARAGEAVVLVGSLRNASAVARAIATLQDRNQARTSVNVIAAGEADADGAVRFAVEDHLGAGAIVAALTDLGIDHTAPDAAVAAEGFRALKRALRHMVSASGSARELAEGVAATDRMRASGVVPTTPSSAAELDALDVVPVLRDGVFVAFD from the coding sequence ATGCCGTCTCCGTTCGACCAGTCCACTTATCAGGTGCGCCTCGAGTGGGGTGTCGATGGACTCGACCGCCTCGCACCCGCCGATGTCGTCGTGGTCGTCGACGTGCTCCGTTTCTCATCGACCGTGGCAGACGCCGTCGCATCCGGGTCCGCGGTCTCGCTCGACGACGCACGGGTGTGGTCTCGCAACGGCGCAGCGGTCGCCGCCCGCGCCGGTGAGGCCGTGGTGCTGGTCGGAAGTCTCCGCAACGCCTCGGCGGTGGCGCGAGCGATCGCGACACTGCAGGATCGCAATCAGGCGCGCACCTCGGTGAACGTGATCGCGGCGGGCGAAGCCGACGCCGACGGCGCGGTGCGGTTCGCAGTCGAAGACCACCTGGGGGCCGGAGCGATCGTCGCCGCATTGACCGATCTCGGCATCGACCACACCGCGCCCGATGCGGCCGTGGCGGCCGAGGGGTTCCGAGCGCTGAAGCGGGCGCTGCGCCACATGGTCAGCGCCAGCGGGTCGGCACGCGAGCTCGCCGAGGGGGTCGCAGCGACCGATCGGATGCGGGCATCCGGCGTCGTCCCGACGACGCCGTCGAGCGCCGCCGAGCTCGATGCCCTCGATGTCGTGCCCGTGCTGCGCGACGGCGTCTTCGTCGCGTTCGACTGA
- a CDS encoding DUF3054 domain-containing protein: protein MRFVPAFIVDAVLVLVFAVIGRASHGESPGGFLVTAWPFLVALLVGHVVAALLPARPRRPWSLVWGAVVWAVTVAGGLLLRVAAGDTAQIAFIIVTTLVLGVFLVGWRAVAAVLRRRAGRPSDNSPVHEGSADVADDESADDAVPDEERSQAESAPETDPETGPQPR from the coding sequence ATGAGGTTCGTCCCCGCTTTCATCGTCGATGCCGTCCTGGTGCTCGTCTTCGCCGTGATCGGCCGTGCCTCGCACGGTGAGAGCCCGGGTGGGTTCCTGGTCACCGCCTGGCCTTTCCTCGTCGCGCTGCTGGTGGGTCACGTCGTGGCCGCGCTGCTGCCGGCGAGGCCGCGTCGTCCGTGGTCGCTGGTCTGGGGCGCCGTCGTCTGGGCGGTCACGGTCGCCGGCGGACTCCTGTTGCGGGTCGCAGCGGGGGATACCGCTCAGATCGCGTTCATCATCGTCACGACACTCGTGCTCGGAGTCTTCCTCGTCGGCTGGCGAGCCGTGGCAGCAGTCCTGCGCAGGCGCGCGGGACGTCCGAGCGACAACAGTCCGGTACACGAGGGATCTGCCGACGTGGCAGACGACGAGAGCGCCGACGATGCGGTTCCCGACGAGGAGCGGTCACAGGCGGAGTCGGCTCCTGAGACTGATCCCGAAACGGGCCCGCAACCGCGCTGA
- a CDS encoding ABC transporter ATP-binding protein: MEITTTDLGLAARVQHLTKTYGAGEGTVHALDDVSVGIRRGQFTAIMGPSGSGKSTLMHIMAGLDTPTQGRSWIGDTEITELGDLDLTILRRRRVGFIFQAFNLVPTLTALGNIMLPFELDGRRPSAIEKARIDGLIETLGLGSRLQHRPHQLSGGQQQRVAIARALATAPDLVFADEPTGNLDSKTGREVLQLLATASREHGQSIAMVTHDAIAASYADRVLFLGDGRIVADHPRQSAEQISAYMLAAEVAA; this comes from the coding sequence ATGGAGATCACGACCACCGACCTCGGGCTCGCAGCCCGCGTCCAGCACCTCACGAAGACCTACGGCGCCGGCGAGGGCACCGTCCACGCGCTGGACGACGTCAGCGTCGGCATCCGCCGCGGGCAGTTCACCGCCATCATGGGTCCGTCCGGTTCGGGAAAGTCCACGCTCATGCACATCATGGCCGGCCTCGACACCCCGACGCAGGGGAGGAGCTGGATCGGCGACACCGAGATCACGGAACTCGGAGATCTCGACCTGACTATCCTTCGCCGGCGTCGAGTCGGATTCATCTTCCAGGCGTTCAACCTCGTGCCGACGCTCACTGCCCTCGGCAACATCATGTTGCCGTTCGAGCTCGACGGACGCCGACCGAGCGCGATCGAGAAGGCGCGCATCGATGGATTGATCGAGACCCTCGGGCTCGGCTCACGGCTGCAGCACCGACCGCATCAGCTGTCGGGCGGCCAGCAGCAGCGCGTCGCGATCGCCCGTGCGCTCGCCACGGCACCCGACCTGGTCTTCGCCGATGAGCCGACCGGAAACCTCGACTCGAAGACCGGACGCGAGGTGCTGCAGCTGCTCGCGACCGCGAGCCGCGAGCACGGGCAGTCGATCGCGATGGTCACGCACGACGCGATCGCGGCGAGCTACGCCGACCGGGTGCTGTTCCTCGGCGACGGGCGGATCGTCGCCGATCACCCGCGTCAGAGCGCTGAGCAGATCTCGGCCTACATGCTCGCCGCCGAGGTCGCGGCATGA
- a CDS encoding sugar ABC transporter substrate-binding protein, with translation MHKRILPVVALGAAATLGLAACAGDGAATGGAVDGEGQELTVWIMKGTNPDATAFYDEVSSAFEDETGATVKIEEIQWADAHDRFVTSIAGGTTPDIAETGTTWTAEFADAGALEPLDEYVDAEDGLRDDLVEGLAVAGTYDEELYGMPWYAGVRSIVYRTDVFEELGLEAPKTWDDIVTAGEAIKAAKPDMLPFPVAGDAEFQVYPWVWGAGGEVATLDGETWTSELDSDESQAGIEFYTGLATEHGFSSAGATTWKETDLRDSFTQGNVAMMLSGSWTPKALIEANPELEGKIGAAVIPGEDGGIAPSVLGGSHLSVFNTTENADLAWEFVKLMTTGEFAEQWADETGYFPGVQSAMEEALASTDPLVAPFAQQMVEGGASVPVTPNFGAVQAKKTTNSMIQAILGGQKDVATATKDAAVEMTELLNK, from the coding sequence ATGCACAAGCGCATTCTTCCGGTCGTGGCGCTGGGCGCCGCGGCCACACTGGGCCTGGCGGCCTGTGCCGGTGACGGAGCAGCCACCGGCGGAGCCGTCGACGGAGAGGGCCAGGAGCTCACCGTCTGGATCATGAAGGGCACGAACCCCGACGCGACCGCGTTCTACGACGAGGTGTCGAGCGCCTTCGAAGACGAGACCGGAGCCACGGTCAAGATCGAAGAGATCCAGTGGGCGGATGCTCATGACCGCTTCGTCACGTCGATCGCGGGCGGCACGACGCCCGACATCGCCGAGACGGGCACCACCTGGACGGCGGAGTTCGCGGACGCAGGCGCGCTCGAGCCGCTCGATGAGTACGTCGACGCGGAAGACGGCCTGCGCGACGACCTCGTCGAGGGCCTCGCGGTCGCCGGCACCTATGACGAAGAGCTGTACGGCATGCCGTGGTACGCCGGTGTCCGCTCGATCGTCTACCGCACCGATGTCTTCGAGGAGCTCGGTCTCGAGGCTCCGAAGACGTGGGACGACATCGTCACCGCCGGTGAGGCGATCAAGGCCGCAAAGCCCGACATGCTGCCGTTCCCCGTCGCGGGCGACGCCGAGTTCCAGGTGTACCCCTGGGTCTGGGGCGCGGGCGGCGAGGTCGCCACCCTCGACGGCGAGACCTGGACGAGCGAGCTCGACAGCGACGAGTCGCAGGCCGGCATCGAGTTCTACACCGGACTCGCGACCGAGCACGGCTTCTCCTCCGCCGGTGCCACGACGTGGAAGGAGACCGATCTCCGTGACTCGTTCACTCAGGGGAACGTCGCCATGATGCTCTCGGGATCGTGGACCCCGAAGGCGCTGATCGAGGCGAACCCCGAGCTCGAGGGCAAGATCGGCGCAGCCGTGATCCCCGGTGAGGACGGCGGAATCGCTCCGTCCGTGCTCGGAGGCTCGCACCTGTCGGTCTTCAACACGACGGAGAACGCCGACCTCGCGTGGGAGTTCGTCAAGCTGATGACCACCGGAGAGTTCGCCGAGCAGTGGGCTGACGAGACCGGCTACTTCCCCGGTGTCCAGTCGGCGATGGAAGAGGCTCTCGCCTCGACCGACCCGCTCGTCGCCCCGTTCGCGCAGCAGATGGTCGAGGGCGGCGCATCCGTGCCCGTCACCCCGAACTTCGGAGCCGTCCAGGCGAAGAAGACCACCAACTCGATGATCCAGGCGATCCTCGGCGGGCAGAAGGACGTCGCCACGGCGACGAAGGATGCCGCAGTCGAGATGACCGAGCTGCTCAACAAGTAA
- a CDS encoding ABC transporter permease has product MSAVIDSPTRTVVAQTSATGPRLAWLRDRGMGASVLVATLSAAFGVVLVETAAYLGAVLQADPFIGDSETLAFVVGLLSVLLTGVAMYVAAIVTANTFSTIIAGRTRQIALMRLIGATARSQRAEVGRQGLVVGAIGAALGLLAGLAIAAVGVQIGSGLIENLPTGFTLAQPFIALPVIGVALTTWAAAWAGSRRVLTVTPLQAIGGSVERSHEEMSRPGRHIGAWVLLVAGTALLAAGVAVGLAHPLGVVVAFFGGLLSFTGLALGSVLFMPPVLRLVGRMFGSSATARLAAENALRYPERSSRMAIGVVMGVTLVTMFAVALESVKQMLIGQVEGETPAEFFTPFDAFASVMMVLVAVTAVIAAVGLVNLLTIGVVQRRRELGLLRSIGLSNGQVRRMVLLEAAHITVAATLTGLILGIAYGWIAAQSLLGSVPTLPDFEPAGLVAPHVPWLPVVIIVAATAVLTLVAAATPTRLATRVAPVDALAAN; this is encoded by the coding sequence ATGAGCGCCGTCATCGACTCCCCGACCCGCACGGTCGTCGCGCAGACCTCCGCGACCGGTCCGCGCCTGGCCTGGCTGCGCGACCGAGGGATGGGTGCCAGCGTCCTCGTCGCGACGCTCTCGGCGGCCTTCGGAGTGGTGCTGGTCGAGACCGCGGCCTACCTCGGAGCGGTGCTGCAGGCCGACCCGTTCATCGGCGACAGCGAGACCCTCGCATTCGTGGTCGGGCTGCTCTCGGTACTCCTCACGGGCGTCGCGATGTACGTCGCGGCGATCGTCACCGCCAACACCTTCTCGACGATCATCGCCGGGCGCACGCGTCAGATCGCACTGATGCGCCTCATCGGCGCGACCGCACGGTCGCAGCGCGCGGAGGTCGGCAGGCAGGGCCTCGTTGTCGGCGCGATCGGTGCGGCACTGGGCCTACTCGCGGGTCTCGCGATCGCGGCTGTCGGCGTACAGATCGGATCCGGACTGATCGAGAACCTGCCGACCGGGTTCACCCTCGCCCAGCCGTTCATCGCCCTGCCCGTGATCGGCGTCGCTCTCACCACCTGGGCTGCAGCCTGGGCGGGATCCAGACGCGTGCTCACCGTCACACCGCTGCAGGCGATCGGCGGCTCGGTCGAGCGCAGCCACGAAGAGATGTCGCGCCCCGGGCGTCACATCGGCGCATGGGTGCTGCTGGTCGCCGGCACCGCCCTGCTGGCGGCAGGCGTCGCCGTGGGTCTCGCGCATCCGCTCGGGGTGGTCGTGGCCTTCTTCGGCGGGCTGCTGTCGTTCACGGGACTCGCGCTCGGATCGGTGCTCTTCATGCCACCCGTGCTGCGACTGGTCGGGCGGATGTTCGGATCGAGCGCCACCGCACGGCTCGCGGCCGAGAATGCTCTGCGCTATCCGGAGCGCTCGTCGCGCATGGCGATCGGTGTGGTGATGGGGGTCACGCTCGTCACGATGTTCGCCGTCGCGCTCGAATCGGTCAAGCAGATGCTGATCGGTCAGGTAGAGGGCGAGACGCCCGCCGAGTTCTTCACACCGTTCGACGCCTTCGCGTCGGTGATGATGGTGCTCGTCGCCGTGACGGCGGTGATCGCCGCGGTCGGCCTGGTCAACCTGCTGACCATCGGCGTCGTGCAGCGTCGCCGCGAGCTCGGGCTCCTCCGCTCGATCGGACTGTCCAACGGGCAGGTGCGTCGCATGGTGCTGCTGGAGGCCGCGCACATCACGGTGGCCGCGACGCTGACCGGGTTGATCCTGGGCATTGCTTACGGATGGATCGCGGCGCAGTCTCTGCTCGGATCCGTGCCGACCCTGCCCGACTTCGAGCCCGCAGGGCTCGTGGCGCCTCACGTGCCGTGGCTGCCCGTCGTCATCATCGTCGCGGCGACCGCTGTGCTGACCCTGGTCGCCGCTGCGACGCCGACCCGTCTCGCCACCCGGGTCGCTCCGGTCGACGCACTCGCCGCAAACTGA
- a CDS encoding glycoside hydrolase family 3 protein, which produces MTDELRRLANAVLWPGFLGTEAPDWLLAELHDGLAGVVYFSQNVGDGLSALSDEILRANPDALIGIDEEGGNVTRLESTAGSTLPGAAQLGIVDDVEATRDSGAELARRVAAIGANVVLGPVADVNTDPRNPVIGVRSFGSDEELVARHVQAAVDGLQSNAVAACVKHFPGHGDTHLDSHHALPEISLGIEEFERVHLAPFRAAIAAGVDAIMTAHIVVPAWGHEPATLNPRVLGMLRDWGFDGVIITDALDMAAIRETVGIGQGAARALAAGADLLCIGNPTNRGEATVPDQDRRDFLAARDGILAAVSDGSLPRERLAAAAQRVTRLVETLHARAATAPPIDYDGPEIVRRAITGATADAEALAVVDARRRSTLAVDSASAYVAETLAADGHRVRLDVARTSIDEQDAVLEQAVLAEGLTVILLDRPDADDAQRSLVERVAVRDPEAVVVNVGLAARRPLPLAVVEVASASRIGAQAARDRLTGGPSRRADQTPGSAGGAD; this is translated from the coding sequence ATGACCGACGAGCTCAGGCGCCTCGCGAATGCGGTGCTCTGGCCGGGCTTCCTCGGCACCGAGGCACCCGACTGGCTTCTCGCCGAGCTGCACGACGGCCTGGCGGGCGTGGTGTACTTCAGCCAGAACGTCGGCGACGGGCTGTCTGCCCTGAGCGACGAGATCCTTCGCGCGAATCCCGACGCCCTGATCGGGATCGACGAGGAGGGCGGCAACGTCACGCGCCTCGAGTCCACGGCGGGGTCCACTCTCCCAGGGGCGGCCCAGCTCGGGATCGTCGACGATGTCGAGGCGACGAGGGATTCCGGTGCCGAGCTTGCTCGACGAGTCGCGGCGATCGGAGCCAACGTGGTGCTCGGGCCCGTCGCCGATGTGAACACGGATCCGCGAAACCCCGTGATCGGCGTCCGGTCCTTCGGCAGCGACGAAGAACTCGTGGCCCGACACGTGCAGGCGGCGGTCGACGGTCTGCAGAGCAATGCGGTCGCTGCGTGCGTCAAGCACTTCCCCGGACACGGCGACACGCATCTGGATTCGCACCACGCGCTGCCCGAGATCTCGCTCGGCATCGAGGAGTTCGAGCGCGTGCACCTCGCGCCGTTCCGTGCTGCGATCGCCGCGGGGGTCGATGCCATCATGACCGCGCACATCGTCGTTCCCGCATGGGGGCACGAGCCGGCGACGCTGAATCCGCGCGTGCTCGGGATGCTGCGCGACTGGGGCTTCGACGGTGTCATCATCACGGACGCCCTCGACATGGCGGCCATCCGCGAGACCGTCGGCATCGGCCAGGGCGCCGCACGTGCCCTCGCGGCCGGCGCCGATCTGCTGTGCATCGGCAACCCCACGAACCGGGGCGAAGCGACAGTCCCCGATCAGGACAGACGAGACTTCCTCGCCGCCCGCGACGGGATCCTCGCGGCCGTGAGCGACGGCTCGCTGCCGAGAGAACGACTCGCCGCTGCAGCCCAGCGGGTCACACGTCTGGTGGAGACCCTCCACGCCCGTGCCGCGACCGCGCCTCCCATCGACTACGACGGACCCGAGATCGTCCGACGAGCGATCACCGGTGCGACAGCGGATGCCGAGGCGCTCGCGGTCGTCGACGCCCGCCGTCGTTCGACTCTCGCCGTCGACAGCGCCTCCGCGTATGTGGCTGAGACGCTCGCCGCCGACGGCCACCGCGTTCGTCTCGACGTCGCGCGCACGTCGATCGACGAGCAGGACGCGGTCCTCGAGCAAGCAGTTCTGGCCGAGGGCTTGACTGTCATCCTCCTGGATCGGCCTGACGCCGACGACGCGCAGCGCTCGCTGGTCGAGCGCGTCGCTGTGCGTGATCCCGAGGCGGTCGTGGTCAACGTCGGGCTCGCGGCTCGGCGACCGCTGCCGCTTGCCGTCGTGGAGGTCGCGTCCGCGAGCAGGATCGGTGCCCAGGCCGCCAGAGATCGACTGACCGGCGGGCCCTCGCGCCGCGCCGATCAGACGCCCGGCAGCGCAGGTGGGGCCGACTGA
- a CDS encoding response regulator: MIRVVLVDDQALFRAGVRMLLASQPDLDVVGEAGDGREGVSLVHATRPDVVLMDIRMPVMDGLAATAEILAQPDPPRIVMLTTFDLDEAAARAIRQGASGFLLKDADPEFLLAAIRTVHSGSSVIAASATRELFEHFAEAPKPVPVQFSALTDREREIFALAARGLSNSEIAAREYLSEATVKTHISRILTKLSLRDRVQLVVFAFEHGLA, encoded by the coding sequence ATGATCAGGGTCGTCCTCGTCGATGATCAGGCGCTGTTCCGCGCCGGGGTCCGCATGCTGCTCGCCTCGCAACCCGACCTCGACGTGGTCGGCGAAGCGGGCGACGGCCGAGAGGGCGTCTCCCTCGTGCACGCGACCCGACCGGATGTGGTGCTGATGGACATCAGGATGCCGGTCATGGACGGCTTGGCCGCGACCGCCGAGATCCTCGCTCAGCCCGACCCTCCCCGCATCGTGATGCTGACCACCTTCGACCTCGACGAGGCAGCCGCTCGCGCCATCCGCCAGGGGGCCAGCGGGTTCCTTCTCAAGGACGCCGACCCCGAGTTCCTCCTCGCGGCGATCCGCACCGTCCACTCCGGTTCGAGCGTGATCGCCGCCTCGGCCACGCGTGAGCTGTTCGAGCACTTCGCCGAGGCGCCGAAACCGGTGCCCGTGCAGTTCTCGGCGCTGACCGACCGTGAGCGCGAGATCTTCGCGCTCGCAGCCAGGGGGCTGTCGAACTCCGAGATCGCCGCTCGCGAATACCTCAGCGAGGCGACCGTGAAGACCCACATCAGCCGCATTCTGACGAAGCTCTCCCTGCGCGACCGCGTGCAGCTCGTGGTCTTCGCCTTCGAACACGGGCTCGCCTGA
- a CDS encoding carbohydrate ABC transporter permease, with amino-acid sequence MSMVQAPLPATKAESTSASVAGGQPRRRGLSLLTARPWLLLAPGLVILAVLMLWPLIQVFIFSLQDYGLREINTGENNWIGVDNYVEALTNPTLWAVVLPNTVGFAAVAVFVTVAVGTLVALLLAKLGTVWRTIVSSCIMVAWAMPAVTGTYVWTFIFDADRGIFNTTLQNLGLMDEPVNWFTNQWSFYAIVLLNVVHHGFPFVAITVLAGLLGVSKEMLEAAALDGANAWMRFWKIIFPTLKPVFSVVIILSTIWDFKVFAQVYLMPGGGGGNRSVLNLGVWSYVESFGQNRYGFGAALAVLLTLVLIGITIVYIRSLMKEDEL; translated from the coding sequence ATGTCGATGGTGCAAGCGCCACTGCCGGCCACGAAGGCGGAGTCCACCTCCGCCTCCGTGGCCGGCGGCCAGCCCCGGCGGCGAGGACTCTCGCTGCTCACGGCCCGTCCCTGGCTTCTTCTCGCTCCCGGGCTGGTCATCCTCGCGGTGCTCATGCTCTGGCCGCTCATCCAGGTGTTCATCTTCTCGCTGCAGGACTACGGTCTGCGCGAGATCAACACCGGCGAGAACAACTGGATCGGCGTCGACAACTACGTCGAGGCGCTCACCAACCCGACACTCTGGGCCGTCGTCCTGCCCAACACCGTCGGATTCGCAGCCGTCGCCGTGTTCGTCACCGTGGCGGTCGGCACGCTGGTCGCGCTGCTGCTCGCGAAGCTGGGCACGGTCTGGCGCACCATCGTCTCGAGCTGCATCATGGTCGCGTGGGCCATGCCCGCCGTGACCGGCACCTACGTCTGGACGTTCATCTTCGATGCCGACCGAGGCATCTTCAACACCACCCTGCAGAACCTCGGCCTGATGGACGAGCCGGTCAACTGGTTCACCAACCAGTGGTCGTTCTACGCGATCGTGCTGCTCAACGTCGTGCACCACGGCTTCCCGTTCGTGGCGATCACGGTGCTCGCCGGTCTCCTCGGCGTCTCGAAGGAGATGCTCGAGGCCGCAGCACTCGACGGGGCCAACGCCTGGATGCGCTTCTGGAAGATCATCTTCCCGACGCTCAAGCCCGTCTTCTCGGTCGTCATCATCCTGTCGACGATCTGGGACTTCAAGGTCTTCGCGCAGGTCTATCTGATGCCCGGCGGTGGGGGAGGCAACCGATCGGTGCTCAACCTCGGCGTCTGGTCGTATGTCGAATCCTTCGGCCAGAACCGCTACGGCTTCGGAGCCGCCCTCGCCGTGCTGCTCACCCTCGTGCTGATCGGCATCACGATCGTGTACATCCGTTCCCTCATGAAGGAGGACGAGCTGTGA
- a CDS encoding SprT-like domain-containing protein — protein sequence MAELDRVRVWGEALITMHLDDSWSFGFDHAKRRAGQCDYTKKRITVSRYLAARFEDDEIHQVLLHEVAHALAGHEAAHGATWKRVARDLGYVGGTTHHGETAVELAPWVGRCPAGHVTYRHRRPSRATSCARCSRSYDARYLFDWTRREITADTRLAAQMSR from the coding sequence ATGGCGGAACTTGACCGGGTGCGCGTCTGGGGCGAGGCACTGATCACGATGCACCTCGACGACAGCTGGTCGTTCGGCTTCGACCATGCCAAGCGTCGAGCGGGGCAGTGCGACTACACGAAGAAGCGCATCACCGTGTCCCGATATCTGGCGGCTCGGTTCGAGGACGACGAGATCCATCAGGTGCTGCTGCACGAGGTGGCGCATGCGCTCGCCGGTCACGAGGCTGCCCATGGCGCGACCTGGAAGCGCGTGGCCCGCGACCTGGGCTATGTCGGTGGAACGACACATCATGGCGAGACGGCGGTCGAGCTCGCGCCGTGGGTCGGTCGGTGCCCCGCCGGTCACGTCACCTACCGTCACCGGCGCCCGTCGCGCGCGACGTCGTGCGCGCGATGCTCTCGCTCGTACGACGCCCGCTACCTCTTCGACTGGACACGTCGCGAGATCACGGCCGACACGAGGCTCGCCGCCCAGATGTCGCGCTGA